The Balearica regulorum gibbericeps isolate bBalReg1 chromosome 5, bBalReg1.pri, whole genome shotgun sequence genome window below encodes:
- the LOC104642811 gene encoding olfactory receptor 5AR1, whose protein sequence is MTPVNHTDVHEFILLGLTTRPDLQVPVFLAFLAMYMVTLLGNFGIIVLIRTDFHLHTPMYYFLGHLAFVDICYSSIILPKMLVQILTEDKTIGFSGCATQLCCFVVFGVTECLLLAVMAYDRYMAICKPLLYPTIMCGWMCWCLVAGSYTVGVLHAVTHTTFIFTFSFCHSNVINHYFCDIAPLLALSCSDTHTYEVVVLALVSINCLSTMTIIFVSYTYILPTVLRIRSPEGRRKAFSTCTSHLTVVTMFFGAILFMYLRPSSTFALDENKTATLFYTIMTPTLNPLVYSLRNREVKAALRRAVGRRQ, encoded by the coding sequence ATGACACCTGTCAATCACACTGATGTGCATGAGTTCATTCTCTTGGGGCTGACCACCCGCCCGGATCTCCAGGTCCCTGTTTTCTTGGCTTTCCTGGCCATGTATATGGTGACCCTCTTGGGCAACTTTGGGATAATTGTATTAATCAGGACCGATTTTCACCTTCACACCCCGATGTACTATTTCCTTGGCCACTTGGCTTTTGTCGACATCTGCTATTCCTCCATCATCCTCCCCAAAATGCTGGTACAGATCTTGACGGAGGACAAAACCATCGGCTTCTCAGGGTGTGcaacccagctctgctgctttgttgtttttggggTCACCGAGTGCCTCTTGCTGGCCGTGATGGCCTATGACAGGTACATGGCCATCTGCAAGCCCCTCCTGTACCCCACCATCATGTGCGGATGGATGTGCTGGTGTCTCGTCGCTGGTTCCTACACCGTCGGTGTCTTGCATGCGGTGACACACACCACTTTCATCTTTACTTTCTCCTTCTGCCACTCCAATGTTATCAACCACTACTTCTGCGATATTGCCCCGCTCTTAGCTCTCTCCTGCTCTGACACCCACACCTATGAGGTGGTCGTCCTTGCTCTTGTCAGCATAAACTGTCTCAGCACCATGACCATCATCTTTGTCTCCTATACTTATATCCTCCCCACTGTCCTGAGGATCCGCTCTCCGGAGGGCAGGAGAAAAGCCTTCTCCACCTGTACCTCCCACCTGACAGTCGTCACCATGTTTTTTGGGGCAATCTTATTCATGTACCTGCGCCCCAGCTCCACCTTTGCGTTGGATGAGAACAAAACGGCCACGTTGTTTTACACCATCATGACCCCCACATTGAACCCCTTGGTCTACAGCCTGAGGAACAGGGAGGTGAAGGCTGCCCTCAGAAGAGCGGTTGGGAGAAGGCAGTGA